The DNA region GAATACGGCCAAAAAATATGGTATAAGATGCAATAGCCTTTTTATAGTTTTATATAAAGACTTTGTAAGTATTATATGAACTATAAATAAGGCTACTGCTATATATATTAATATGTTTACTTTTACAGTAAAAATGATTATGAATAAGAATAAAGCTAATATAATAGAAGTTATATAAAGCATAATTATTTATTTACGCGTTCAACATAACTGTCATCTCTAGTATCTACTTTAATTTTATCTCCAATATTTATGAATAATGGTACATTAACTTCTATACCAGTTTCTAATTTAGCAGGCTTTAAAGTACTTCCAGTAGTATCTCCTTTAAAACCAGGTTCTGTATAAGTAACTTCCAAGATTACATGTATAGGGAATCTTACAGCAGTAACTTCTTCATTTATATATTGCAAATCAACTTCGCTGTTATCTAATAAATAATATTTGTTATCGCCTAAAATATCTTCATTAACATGCACTTGTTCATAGTTATCAAGTATCATGAATATATACTCATTTCCTTCGCTATATAGATATTGAGCTTTTTTGTATGCAATATCAGCCTCTTCAACAGTCTCAGTAGAAGCAAAAGTTTTTTCAACCATATTGCCTTTAATCATGTTTTTTAATTTAGTTCTTACATTGGCTTTTCTCTGCTGAGCTCTATGAAAGTGAGCATCTATTACTAGATAAGTTTCGCCGTCTAATATAATAGCATCGCCTTTTCTTAAATCATTAACATCCATAAATAAAACCTCTGATTATAATATATTTTTTAAGATAGATAGTTTAAGCATTATATTTTATTAGCAGAAAAAAAGCAAATAATTTAATAATGCAATAATTAATTTTTATTTATAAGTTTATTTATTATAATATAGCTTTAAAAGAATAAACTAGCCTCTAAACCAATCTTGCTTTCCATCTTTTTAAAAGCATAAAGCTGTCTAGAGCGAAGATATTCATATTTTATTCCAATTGCAAATCTGTAAATTTCTAATCCTAAAGCTACAGATACAGAAGGCGACCATTTATAAATAGATTCTATAGCATTATATCCCTCTCCAGCAGCCTTTCTATCTATTCTATTAAACTCATCATATTCACCAGCTACATAAAATCCTGCAATTAAATTCATCTCTCCCCACAAAGGAAATCTAAAATCACTTCCTGCATATATGGTAAATATATTAACTAAATTAGACTTTTTAAAACCAGTAATTGCAAATAAAGTACCCCCATAAAAAGAAAACCAACCCCATCTATAATATGCAGCAATATGCATCTGTTCAAAACCTACATCTATAAACTCATCATCTATTTTGTTATGCAATGAATCATCTCCTAATATATCGCCGCCCATGTGGTAGCATACATGTTTTAAAGGAGCAAATCTTATTTTAAGCTTATTTTTAAATATGTAGTCAAAATATGCTTCTACTTGCATGTAGGTGCTGAATAAAAAACTAGTGCCGTATAGTTTGTCGTATTTGTATTGATAGTGTGCAAAATTAAACTTTGCAGAATAAGCTACACCTATTCTTATTCTATGTGTTTCTTCATTTATATTAAAAGCTATAGGGGCTAATTCTGTTGATAATGTTGGGCTATGAAATATTATTACTTTATCTATAGTGAAGTTTTTATTATTATAAAGCTTATTTGCATTAAATATTGTTCCAAACCAGAATTTTGTGTTGTAGTTATTTATGTCTGCGTAGCCTGAAAAGTATTTATCAGTTTCTGGATTTCTTAGAGGGTTATATTTCCACTGAGTTTTTACTTTTTGTGAATAGCTTTCCATTTTTTGTTCTAAAGAGTTTGTATTTTGAGCATTTAGTATAATAGTAAGAAGTATAAAGCACAGTAATGTATGTTTAATCATTTTATATTTTCTCTAGATTTTTTAGCGGAAATTATATGTTTTTTAAAGAAGTTGTCAATATTTTCATTAAAAATAATAATGTAATTTAAATCTTTACTTGCAAAAAATTATTATTTTGATAAAATAGACGTATATATAATAATACATACTAGTAGAATTTTATAAATTTACACTAAATTATAAGAATTTCTAATACGATAATATTTTTTAGAGTTTAAGGAGTAATATAATATGTCTGATATAAATAAAAAAGTGGCAGATGGTATAAATGAGTTTGGTAAATCTTTTAGAGTTTTATTAGTAGATGATTCAGCATTTGTAGTGAAACAATTACAGCAAATATTGGTATCAGAGCAGTATAGTGTAGTAGGAACAGCAGAAAACGGAGAAGAGGGCGTAATGATGTATAAAGAGTTAAAGCCTGATGTTGTTACTATGGATATTACTATGCCTAAAATGGACGGTATTACAGCTCTTACTAAAATAATAGAGTTTGATAAAAATGCTAAAGTTGTTATGGTTAGTGCTTTAGGTAAAGAGGATATGGTTAAAAAGGCACTTCTTGCTGGTGCTAAAAATTATATTACTAAACCTTTGGATAGAAAGAAAGTTCTAGAGCGTATAAAAATGGTTCTAGATAAGAAATGATTTAAAAATACGGTATTATTAATTTGAGTAATAATGGTTTAACTGAAGAATACTTAGAATTATTCAAGGAGTTTATATATAATAAAAGCGGTATACGTTTTAATCTCATTAATCAGGTAATACTAGAATCTAGAATAGAGTCTTCTATGAAAGAGAGAAATATTTTTAATGTAGGAGACTATTTTCATCTTATTTCTACTGATAAACAGGAACTGAAGCTGTTTTTAGATAATATAACTACAAATCTTACTAAATTTTTTAGAACAGAGAGTAATTTTAATTTATTAAAAAATAAAGTTTTGCCTATAGTATTGAACAATAAAAAATATTCAGAACCTATATATATATGGAGTTCAGGCTGTTCTACAGGAGAGGAGCCTTATTCTATAGCAATGACTTGTTTAGAAACATCAAAAATTTATCCGGAAAAAGTTAAAATATATGCAACAGATATTTCCATGCAATCTTTAGAGGTTGCAAAGATGGGGGTGTATGATAAAGATAAAGTTGCTAATATAAGCGATGAGTATTTAAATAAATATTTTGATGAAATGCCAAATGGCAAATATAAAGTAAAAGATTATATAAAAGATATGGTTAGTTTTGAGTATCATAATCTTATTACTCCTAATAATAGATATTTGAATATAGATATAGTTTTTTGCAGGAATGTACTTATATATTTTGATAATGAATCTGTTAAATTGACTGTTAATAGATTTTATGATATATTAAATAAACATGGATTTTTATTTATAGGTCATAGCGAGTCTTTATTTGGGCTTGATACGAAATTTAAATTTAATAATATAGATAATTCGATTGTATATACCAAAAGTGAGGAGGTATTTTAATGTTTAGAAAAAATGAAATATCAGAATCAAATTCTATAATAGGTGAAGGTTCATATTTTAGAGGTGAGTTTACACTTAATGGCAGTTTAAGGATAGATGGTTGTTATGAGGGAGATAATCTTGAAGTTGACAGCCTTACTGTAGGAAACAGCGGAAAGGTAAAATCTAATATAAAAACTAATTCAGCTATTATTGAAGGAATAGTAATAGGAAATATTGAGGCAAAAAATAGAGTAATGCTTATGCCTACAAGCAGAGTTCTTGGCGAGATTCGCACTCCTGAGCTTATTATACAAAATGGTGTTATACTTGAAGGAGTTTGTATAGTATCGCCTGATCCTAAAACTAACCCTAGAGAAACTATACTTAATTTATATAACTCTTCAAATAATAATCAATAATATATAATATGCCTTATTTATATGATGTTGAAAGAAAGATTAATGCAAAAATCATTATTGCAACTTTGGCGGGTATTGTTGTAACTGCAGTACTCTCTTATTTATTTATTTCAAATTATATAGAAAGAAAAAGAATTAGATATATTTATGATTATATAGCCTTAGAAGATTATGATAATGCTTCTTTTATATTTAAAGACCTTTACAGCAGAAAGCCTTTAAATAAAAACATATTAATGGCAGGAATTGATTTGTATTATAATATTCTTCTAATAACCACAGATAAAGATATTATTACAACAGCAAGCGAAAATATTACTAAATATGCAAAGCAGATGTTATTAACATCAAAGTTTATCAAAAATAAATATATAATATATCAGAGATTAGCTTATGGATTTCAGAGGCTTGGAAGTTCTTATTATATAGATGCTTATAATTCTTATTTAGAGGCTATAAAAAATGGCGATAATAGAGTATCTACTGTTATAGAGCTTGCTAAGATATGTTACAGAATTGGATATTACGAAGAGGCAATAGAGAATTTAGAATATGCTATAAAAAGAGATACAGAAAATAACAAAGAGTTTTTAAACTTAGAATTATATTATGAACTTGCTGTTGCTTATGAAGGAAACAAAAATTACACTAAAGCAATACAAATACTTTCCTATATAGACGGTAAGTTTAATAATGATTATAAGCTTGAAGCTAAATCATATTCTAAGCTTGGTGATTTATATTACAGACAAGGATTATATAAAGAAAGCGAATTTTTTTACAAAAAAGCACTATTATTAGATGACAAAAATCCGGATTTATATTATAGTATAGGGGAATTATTTAGAAAAACAAAGCGGATAAACGAAGCAATTGCTATGTTTAGAGAAGCATTAAAAATAGATAATAACTATAAACCCGCTAGGGACGCATTAAGGAGATTATAGTATATATGTTTAGTTGGTTGTATAATATGTTCTCAAGTGATATGGGAATAGATTTAGGTACTGCAAACACTTTAGTTTATGTTAAGGGAGAGGGGATTGTTTTAGCAGAGCCTTCTGTAGTTGCTATAGAGAAAAGCACTGGTAATGTTATAGCTGTTGGTAATGAGGCTAAAAGAATGCTTGGTAAAGTGCCAAATTCTATAGCTGCTATTAGACCTATGAGAGACGGGGTTATTGCAGATTTTGAAACTGTTGAAAAGATGATAAGATATTTTATCAATAAAGTTCACAATAAAAAAACTTTGGTAAAACCTAGAATTGCTATAGGTATTCCTACAGGCATTACAGAAGTTGAGAGGCGTGCTGTACGTGAAAGCTGCGAGCAGGCTGGAGCTAGAACTATATTTTTAATAGAGCAAGCAAGGGCTGCTGCAATTGGTGCTGATATGCCTATCAATGAGCCTCATGGTAATATGATTATAGAGATAGGAGGAGGTACTACTGAGGTTGCTGTACTTTCACTTGGAAGTATGGTGCGCAGTGCTTCTATACGTGTGGGCGGTGATGAGCTTGATGATGCTATTATTAAATATATGCAAAGAACTCACAACTTATATATTGGTGAAAAAACTGCTGAAGAGATTAAGATTAATATTGGTCATGCTTATAAGGGTGATATATCTAAGACTATGGATATAAGAGGAAGAGACTCTGTATCTGGTCTTCCTAAAACTTTAACTATCAATAGTGCTGAAGTAAAAGATGCTATATCTGATATATTGCTTGAGATATTAGAGGCTGTAAAATATGTACTTAATCAGACACCTCCAGAGATAGCTGCTGATATTGTTGAGAGAGGTATTGTTATGAGTGGAGGAACTTCTTTACTTCCTGGTTTTACAGATTTAATATCTATAGAGACTGGGGTTCCTGTTATACTTGCTGAGAGTCCTCTTACTTGTGTGGCTATTGGATGCGGTAAGTTTATAGAAGAGACTAGAAATTTAAAAAATTATAGAAGATTTTCTTAAAAAGTGAATAATATATTAAAACACAAATTACTTATACTTTATATTACGCTTAGCCTTATAGCGTCAATATTTATGGTGCTTAATAGGAGTAATTTTGTTTTTGATTTGCGTTCTATATATGCACTCGGTGTATACCCAATACAGAGTGCTACACAAAATATATCAAAGGCTTTTGTTTATCTTTACACAAGCGTTACAGATATATTTACACTTCAAAGTCAGCTTCAAGTACTTAGAGATAGAATAGCAGAATTAAACGGCACAGCTTTAGAATATGAACAGCTTCGTCAGGAGAACTCAAGGTTAAGAGCATTATTAAATGAAGCTCCAACAGATGAGTACCCATTAGAGTATGCTGAGATAGTTTCAAAAGACCCTCAAAACTTCTACAACACTATAGTGATTAACAAAGGAAGGGCTCATGGTATTGTTGTGGGTATGCCTGTTATATCATATAAAAATGGATATAAGGGGCTTGTTGGTAAGGTTGTGGAAGTGAGAAAATATAACAGCAGAGTTTTATCTCTTATAGATGAAAGGTCTCAAATATCTGTTATGCTTGATAGTTCTAAGGCTACTGGTATTATGAGCGGGCAGAATCCTCGTTCCACTCAAACACATTTACAATATATTGATTTGCAGATTGATGTTGAAGAGGGAGAAAAAGTTTATACTAGCGGAATGGGCGGAGTTTTCCCAAGCGGAATATTGGTTGGAAATGTGTTTAAAGTTGAGAAAAAGAATTATGGACTATTTCACGATTTGTATATTGAGCCTATAGTAGATTTTTCAACTTTAGAGAATGTGTATGTGATAAAAAAGATTCCAGACAGAGAAATTATTATGCTTGCTAATGAAGAATATGAAGAGGGTGAAGTTACAAATAAATGAAAAGAGCAATAACTGTTATAATAAGTTCATTAATCCTTTTAATAATACAATCTTCTCCTGCTTATGATTTGATTAGAATAACATTGGGTGCTAAGCCTGATTTGCTTCTTATATTTTTAGTATTTTTGTCATTTAGATATGGTTCTTTTGAAGGAATAATATACGGCTTTTTTATAGGAATAATGCAAGATATTGTTTCTAGCTCTACATTTGGTTCTTATGCTATAATATTTCTTAATATTGGTTTGGTTGTTGGTTTCTTTAACAGCAGAATATTTATTAAGCAAATTGCTGCGGGTATATTTGTTACTTTAATTGGATATTTAATAAAGATTATTGCATTATTTTTTGTAATGGCAATATATGCAGATTTATCAAGTGTTGCTGTGCTTATGCGTTCAGAGTTATTTATAGGTCTTCCTCTCACAGTAATACTTTCTTCACCGTTATTTATACTATTTGAAAAGATTGCTCCTATAGTGTATGACAAAAACAAAATACATGTAGATGATAGCACCAAAACTTACGAAGATTGATTTTTTTAATTATATATAAACAAATATATTTTTATTAATTATTATCAGCTTTTTTCAATAATTAAATATATAAATGTATTTTATTTGGTGTTTCTTAAAAAATATATCTATAAAAGAAAGTTATAAAATTAATTAAAAATTATTTATGCTCTCTATTTTGTTTTTTCTTATTGTTTTGCTGATTATTTTGTTTACTTACCAAAGAAGCAAATATTACTCTTCCAGCCTCTTTAGGAAGCACATTGTCTATTTCTATATCAACACTTTTGCCTATTAAATGTTTGGCATTATCTACAACTATCATAGTGCCGTCTTCTAAATAACCTAATGCCTGTTTATCTTTTCCTTCTCTTATCAAATCTATCTTTATGGTCTCTCCAGGAAGCACAACTACTTGCAAACAATTAGCTAAATCATTAATATTTAATATATCAACTCCATGAATAGAAGCCACCTTCATCAAGTTAAAGTCATTAGTAATTACTTTAGCGTCCATTTTTTTGGCAAGCTCTATGAGTTTTAAATCTACTTCCTTGATGTTTGGAAAATCTACATCTGTTACAGAAAGTAATATATTTTTTGAAGATTTCATTTTATTTAATATTTCTAAAGCTCTTCTTCCTCTTATTCTTTTTTGAGGGTCTCTTGAATCACTTAAAAATTGTATTTCTTTTATTACAAACTCTGGAAGTATTAAAAGTCCGTCAAAGAATTTTTTCTCTGCTATATCATATACTCTTCCGTCTACTATTACAGAAGTATCTAATATTTTAGCTGTTTTTATTTTATCAGTTTTTGTAAGTTTGAGCATATTTGATATATTTGGTATCAATGATGATATTATAGAGAAAGTCAAATATCCTTCAATAAATAGTATTATAAGCTTGTTGTTTAATGATAAATTTATGCCTATTATATTTATAACATTTAAAGTAAGTATTACAGTTATTATTGTAAGAACAAATGATACAAAAATGACTAAAGTTGTTTTTGAAGATTTTTTTCTTATAAAAAATAAATCCAATAATATTATAAAAATAGAACTTACAACAAAAAATATAATAGTATTTATATTAAAAAGTTTATTATAAATATAATCAAATATAAGTGCTAAAATAGAACAAGCAAAATAAATTATTCTCCACATAACAGTTTCTCCTTAAAAACTAAAAAGAGCTCGAGTTATTTTTATGTTTTTATATTTTTTTATTAGTTTCAAATAGAATAAATTAATAAATATTTCACTCTTCTTTTTTCTTTTTTTTGGCAGGCTTAGCAGCAGCTTTAGTTGGTTTAATAAGTTCTTTTTCAGCAGGTTTAGTTTTAAACTTTTTAGCTGATTTTTCTAATGCATTAGACACTATATCTTCAATTTGGTCTCTATCTTTTTTTAATGCTATACTAATTTCATTTACTATAAACATATATGCTTTTTCATACAAACGTTTTTCGCTTGCAGATAATTCTTTTAATTTATTTCTAGTAAACAAACTTCTTGCCACTTCTATAGTATCTTTAATTTCACCGCTTCTTAATTTTTCTTCATTTTCTTGATAACGAATTTTCCAATTATTTTCTATATCATGAGGTTTAGTTTGTAGTAGGTTCAAAAAATTTTCAGCTTCTGCTTTAGATATTATCTTACGTATACGATATTCTTTAACTCTATTTATAGGAACTTTTAATGTGATGTTTTCACCTTCACATTCAAGTACATAGCATTCTACAACGGAAGAATTTACTTTATTATCTGCTATACCTATGACTTTACATATTCCATACATAGGGTAAACAACATAACTATTTACTTTATACATAATTCTTTTTAAATAAGCCTTTATTTATTCTAGTAATTTATTATACTAATTTAAAAAATATCTAGAAGTATTATATACTAAAAAAGCAAAAAATCAAGGAAAAAATAAACTAACCCCAATACTATATAAAAATACTTTGACAATTTTTTTATTAGATATAAAATCGGTATTATATTTATAAATTTATTATGAGGATAATGATGAGTAAAATAGTAAAGATTGGAAATATACTAATAGGAGGCGGAAATCCTGTTAGCATACAATCTATGACAAATACTGATACTAGAAATGTTAAAGAAACTGTTAATCAATTAAAATCTCTTGAAGAGGCGGGTGTTGATATTGTAAGGCTTGCTGTACTTGATATGGAAGCAGCTCAAGCTATAAAAGAGATAAAAAAACAAACTAAACTTCCTTTAATAGCGGATATACATTTTGATTATAGGCTTGCTCTAGAGAGTATGAAAAGCGGTATTGATGCTTTGAGGCTTAATCCTGGTAATATAAAAGATAAAGATAAGGTAAAAGAGGTGATAAAAGAGGCAAAGCAAAGAGATTTAACTATAAGAGTTGGTGTTAATGGCGGAAGCTTGGATAGGGCTATATATAAAGAAGTAAATGCTCAAAATATGGTAAAAAGTGCTTCTGAGCATATAAAACTAATGGAAGACTTAAACTTTACAAATATAAAAGTATCATTAAAAGCATCTGATATCAAAACAACAATAGAGGCAAATACATTATTTAGAGAGAAATTTGATTATCCTATACATTTAGGTGTTACGGAGGCGGGTACATTAAGAAGTTCTTTAATTAAAAGTACTAGTGCTTTATCGTATTTACTTATGCAAGGAATAGGGGACACTATAAGATATTCTATTACAGGGGACCCTGTTGAAGAAGTAATGGCAGGAAAGATGCTTCTTAAGTTTTTGGGTTTAAGAAAAGAGCCTACTGTTGAGATAATATCATGTCCTACTTGCGGAAGATGTCAGGTGAATGTTGAGGAGGTTGCTAGCTTTATAGAAAAGCATGTACAAAATATAAAGAAAAATATCACTATTGCTATAATGGGCTGTGTGGTTAATGGACCTGGAGAGGCTAAGCATGCAGATTTTGGCGTGGCAGGAAGTGCAGACGGAAACTTTATATATTTTGAAAAAGATAATGAGCCTATAAAGGTATCAAAAGAAAATATTATAAGTTTTATCACAAAGAAGATAGAAGAGTTTTAGTATGTAATTATATTTTGTCATATAATTTTTATTTTATTCAACTTTTTCATGCCTTCGCTTTGCGGACTTCGTCAAAGTTTTTACCCTACAAGCTCGCTTCGCAGGTGGCAAAGCCCTGCAATAATTAAAATAAAAAATTTAGTTTTTGACAAAACATGGTTGTTTAACTATATTATAATTTAATAAGTTTATTAATAAGAATAATTATTTTAGAGAGAAGATTTTATGACATCAAAGAAAAAATATTATCTATTAATTTTAGTTGTAGTAGCGGCATTAATTGCTACAATTTTTGTTTATAAAAATAAAGAAAAGTATATATCTACAACAATAGCGATAAGCGATACTATATTAAACATCACAGCTCAAACTACAGAAAAGAAAATGTATGATTTAGTTGCTTCTATAACGAATGAAATTAACAGAATGGATAATATATTAAATCCGTATAATACAAATAGTGAAATAGCAATTATAAATAAAAAAAGTTTAGAAAATAAAGAAGATGTTCTAAGAATAGAAGTTTCTGAAGATATGGCACATTTATTTGAAACAGGATTAAGATATTCTAAGATAAATCCTTCTTTTGATATAAGTGTGAGGCCGTTAATTGAGCTTTGGGGATTTGGTGTTAAAGAAAATCAAACTGTTCCAAAGAGAGAAGAGATTGAAAGTGCATTAAAGAAAATAGATTATTCAAAGGTAAGCATTATTACAAACAATGGAAAAAAGTTTATAGAGCTTAGGGATAATTTAACTTTTGATTTTGGCTCTTATGGAAAGGGTTATATTGTTACTAAACTTATAGATGTGTTTAAAAATTATAATATAAAAAACTATTTAATAGATTACGGCGGAGACACTTATGCTAATGGTGTAAACTCTAAAGGTAATCCTTGGGTGATAGCAATAAGAAATCCTAGAAACGATGAAGATGGATATTTAGGTTTAATACAAGCTACAAATTATACTATAGTAACAAGCGGAGATTATGAGAGATTTTTTACAGAAAACGGCACTAATTATCATCATATAATAGATGCAAAAATAGGTTATCCAACTTATAATGCAATGTCAGCTACTATTGTACACACCAATGCAGAAGAGGCTGATGCTTTATCTACAACAGCTTTTCTTATGGGCACTAATTTTTTCACTAATGAGAATTATAATTATAGAGAAGCTTATATAGTTGATTCTAATGGAGACTTATATATAGCAACGAACGAGAGTTTTTGATAATTTTGTTATATATTAAAAATTTTTGAGTTTATTATTTGTGGTGGCTTTGCCCCCTGCGAAGTGTGCCCTTAGGGTACACGCCCCCAGTTCTTTTGCCGACGCTCTGCGTGCCTGCGGCAAGGCACCTACTCGGTATTGGTATAAAAGAACATTATATCCTTCGGATACGCTTCGCGAAGAACTGCATTTTTATTATAAATTTTATAATTTAATTGTACATTAAAATGCCCTCCCCCGCACGCCTAAGAGGTTATAATTAAAGCAAAGTATTACCGTGCGGAAAGGTGGTACAGCTCGTACGCGGGAAAAAGTTGAATAAAATAAAAACTTATATAATGAAATATAATTATTAGTTTATTAAACCATTTGACTATATTCAAATTTTTAGAGTTTTAATTTATAATTGAACATATAGCTTTTTTATTATAAAAACATATTATGAAAGATTTTTTAGGTAAATTAAAAACTATAATAGTTAAAAAGAAAGATACTATATTCGCAGTAATAGTTTCATTTATACTTCATATATTTGTATTGAGTTTGGTAAATACTTATATAATGGAATCTTTGTTTGCGTATAATGATAAATTAGAAAAACTATTAGAAGAAGAAAAGAATAAAAAAGATGATTATATGTTTTTGGTAGAGACTCCAGATGTAGAAGAAGAGGAAAATAATGAAGATACACCATTTGCTTCAGATAAGTCATTAGTATCAAGAGGACAGATAGATGTAAAACCTTCAAAAGTATTTTCAGATGCTTCTGTGTTTTCTTTTTTGGGTGACGGTGCCAATAGTCCAATAGTTGAAAGACGCGATAATATAAATCCAAACAATAATAACAATTTACAAAAGCAAAAAGATTTAGGTAATGATATAAGCAGGGAAGATGTAGTTCCTTATAAGCCAAAAAATCCAGGTCTTAAAGGAGATACAAAAATACCAGCATCATTTGAAGACGGAGCAGATAGGGCGGTAGTTTTATCTAGTGAAACAGGAAGCATACAGCTTGGTACAAAGGCACAGGAATATTTTTGGTATTTTTACACTTTAGTTGGCTCTATAAGAGATTCTTGGTATTTAACTATTCCTAATCAGGCACATTTTTTGGGTCTTTTAAGAAGTGATGAGGTAGAGGTGCTTATATCTATAGATTTAGACGGAAATATTATTTTTGAGAAATTCTTAAGCAATTCAAAATTAGGTCAAAGCAGTTTGGATAATTCATGCTCAAAGGCTATAGAATATGCCAAAAAGTTAAAGCCTCCTCCACAAGGTTTGGTTCGAGATTATGCAGAAAATGGCAAAATATATATACCTTTTAAGTTCATATATCAAAATTTCAGCAGAGAGTGATAATTTTTTTAAAATTTATTTCTAAATAAATATTTATATTGTTTTAATATTTAGTATGTAAAACATAATTAGTATTACTTTCTTAACTTGCACTTTTTGGTTCTTTTGACGAAGTACGCACCGCAACCGAAGGAAGTGCCTGCGACCGTAAGAAGTACCTGTGGGTATGGGTGCGAGCGGCGGGAAAAAGAACAACAAAAAAATTGAATTTTACTTACGTACCCCACCCTTTAGTATTGATAACTCATTTTTATTTAAATGTTTAATTACATTCAAAGGTTTAAATTATATTTTTGCCCCCGCCCAAGTTTTAATTAGATTTAAAATACACTAAACGCACGGTTAATACGTTTTAATATATAATAAAATGAGAATTATAAATTTGTTATAATTATAAAATTTACTCTGCGTGCGGTAGGTAGATAATAACTTTTATATTATTATTCTACAACTCCAATATAAGGTAAGTTTCTATATTTCTGTGCATAGTCAATGCCGTATCCTACAACAAACTCATCTTCTATATCAAAACCATTATAATCAATTTTTATATCAACTTTTCTTCTTGAAGGCTTATTAAGAAGTGTACATATTTTAAGCGAAGCAACATTTCTAGTTTGTAATATTTCGCAAATTTTCTCTAAAGTGTATCCTGTGTCAATAATATCTTCTACTATAATAACATCTTTGCCTGTTAAAGGTATATCAACATCTTTAAGTATTTTAATTTCAGAGCCTATCTTCTCATTTCCATAACTAGATACTATCATAAAATCAACCTCTATATTAGTATCAATTTCTCTTGCTAAATCTGCAATAAATACAAAAGAACCCTTAAGAAGCCCTATTAAACAAGGAGTTTTATCTTTATAATCATTGTTTATTTTTTGTGCTAATTCTTTAACTTTTTTATTTATATTCTCTTCAGATATAAGTATCTTTGATATATTCTCATCTTTTCTCATAAATTATTCCTTAAAATCTTTTATTAATAATTTTGTGTTATATATTATCGTATATAGATAATAATTAAATTAAAAATATATTATAACATATTAATTATAATTTTTTATAGTATGTATATGAAGTTTTAATAAAAATTGAAATTAATTATATTATTAAAAATAG from Brachyspira pilosicoli P43/6/78 includes:
- a CDS encoding energy transducer TonB family protein, with product MKDFLGKLKTIIVKKKDTIFAVIVSFILHIFVLSLVNTYIMESLFAYNDKLEKLLEEEKNKKDDYMFLVETPDVEEEENNEDTPFASDKSLVSRGQIDVKPSKVFSDASVFSFLGDGANSPIVERRDNINPNNNNNLQKQKDLGNDISREDVVPYKPKNPGLKGDTKIPASFEDGADRAVVLSSETGSIQLGTKAQEYFWYFYTLVGSIRDSWYLTIPNQAHFLGLLRSDEVEVLISIDLDGNIIFEKFLSNSKLGQSSLDNSCSKAIEYAKKLKPPPQGLVRDYAENGKIYIPFKFIYQNFSRE
- the ispG gene encoding flavodoxin-dependent (E)-4-hydroxy-3-methylbut-2-enyl-diphosphate synthase encodes the protein MSKIVKIGNILIGGGNPVSIQSMTNTDTRNVKETVNQLKSLEEAGVDIVRLAVLDMEAAQAIKEIKKQTKLPLIADIHFDYRLALESMKSGIDALRLNPGNIKDKDKVKEVIKEAKQRDLTIRVGVNGGSLDRAIYKEVNAQNMVKSASEHIKLMEDLNFTNIKVSLKASDIKTTIEANTLFREKFDYPIHLGVTEAGTLRSSLIKSTSALSYLLMQGIGDTIRYSITGDPVEEVMAGKMLLKFLGLRKEPTVEIISCPTCGRCQVNVEEVASFIEKHVQNIKKNITIAIMGCVVNGPGEAKHADFGVAGSADGNFIYFEKDNEPIKVSKENIISFITKKIEEF
- a CDS encoding CarD family transcriptional regulator, encoding MYKVNSYVVYPMYGICKVIGIADNKVNSSVVECYVLECEGENITLKVPINRVKEYRIRKIISKAEAENFLNLLQTKPHDIENNWKIRYQENEEKLRSGEIKDTIEVARSLFTRNKLKELSASEKRLYEKAYMFIVNEISIALKKDRDQIEDIVSNALEKSAKKFKTKPAEKELIKPTKAAAKPAKKKKKEE
- a CDS encoding FAD:protein FMN transferase, with the protein product MTSKKKYYLLILVVVAALIATIFVYKNKEKYISTTIAISDTILNITAQTTEKKMYDLVASITNEINRMDNILNPYNTNSEIAIINKKSLENKEDVLRIEVSEDMAHLFETGLRYSKINPSFDISVRPLIELWGFGVKENQTVPKREEIESALKKIDYSKVSIITNNGKKFIELRDNLTFDFGSYGKGYIVTKLIDVFKNYNIKNYLIDYGGDTYANGVNSKGNPWVIAIRNPRNDEDGYLGLIQATNYTIVTSGDYERFFTENGTNYHHIIDAKIGYPTYNAMSATIVHTNAEEADALSTTAFLMGTNFFTNENYNYREAYIVDSNGDLYIATNESF
- a CDS encoding PIN/TRAM domain-containing protein encodes the protein MWRIIYFACSILALIFDYIYNKLFNINTIIFFVVSSIFIILLDLFFIRKKSSKTTLVIFVSFVLTIITVILTLNVINIIGINLSLNNKLIILFIEGYLTFSIISSLIPNISNMLKLTKTDKIKTAKILDTSVIVDGRVYDIAEKKFFDGLLILPEFVIKEIQFLSDSRDPQKRIRGRRALEILNKMKSSKNILLSVTDVDFPNIKEVDLKLIELAKKMDAKVITNDFNLMKVASIHGVDILNINDLANCLQVVVLPGETIKIDLIREGKDKQALGYLEDGTMIVVDNAKHLIGKSVDIEIDNVLPKEAGRVIFASLVSKQNNQQNNKKKQNREHK
- the mreD gene encoding rod shape-determining protein MreD, with amino-acid sequence MKRAITVIISSLILLIIQSSPAYDLIRITLGAKPDLLLIFLVFLSFRYGSFEGIIYGFFIGIMQDIVSSSTFGSYAIIFLNIGLVVGFFNSRIFIKQIAAGIFVTLIGYLIKIIALFFVMAIYADLSSVAVLMRSELFIGLPLTVILSSPLFILFEKIAPIVYDKNKIHVDDSTKTYED